One genomic window of Comamonas antarctica includes the following:
- a CDS encoding nucleoside 2-deoxyribosyltransferase codes for MSPDVYLAGPEVFYPDARAHGRRMQAVCTQAGFTGLFPLDAEIPATPAGQSLAIFQANRALIDRAHAVVANLRDFRGFEPDSGTVWEVSYALARGKPVVGYCPSPATIVERVQASPHGRLFDPRCTVEDFGMPLNLMLAHSLSAVAYGSETDFAGLRAALAKLQALF; via the coding sequence ATGTCCCCCGACGTCTATCTCGCCGGCCCCGAGGTCTTCTATCCCGATGCCCGGGCGCATGGCCGGCGCATGCAGGCGGTCTGCACGCAGGCTGGCTTCACCGGCCTGTTTCCGCTCGATGCGGAGATTCCGGCCACGCCGGCCGGGCAGTCGCTGGCCATCTTCCAGGCCAACCGTGCACTGATCGACCGCGCGCACGCGGTGGTCGCCAATCTGCGCGATTTCCGCGGCTTCGAGCCCGACAGCGGAACGGTCTGGGAGGTTTCCTATGCGCTGGCGCGCGGCAAGCCGGTCGTGGGTTACTGTCCGTCCCCCGCCACCATCGTCGAGCGGGTGCAGGCCAGCCCGCATGGGCGGCTGTTCGATCCGCGATGCACCGTCGAGGATTTCGGCATGCCGCTGAATCTGATGCTGGCGCATAGCCTGTCGGCAGTCGCCTATGGCAGTGAAACGGATT